In one window of Macadamia integrifolia cultivar HAES 741 chromosome 2, SCU_Mint_v3, whole genome shotgun sequence DNA:
- the LOC122090151 gene encoding plasma membrane-associated cation-binding protein 2-like, translated as MGGCATKPKTFKGEDDLAPAPIVKDVSEPKEVDVNGEEAKLVASHEEGAEIQSGEEKVIDKAQIGDGEGDDSVKTEDTANKPRSLSNLFKESEEEKESSGNDKTTQTEVVSSEPVQQEEEPKTEIITKEVSTSFPEAEETATTPEVEEKPVEEEKPVIAAEATEIEKEKTENEEEKRTEEKKEIVAKDV; from the exons ATGGGGGGTTGTGCCACGAAGCCGAAGACCTTCAAGGGAGAAGACGATTTGGCACCGGCACCGATTGTCAAGGATGTCTCTGAACCTAAGGAAGTTGATGTTAATGGGGAAGAAGCAAAGTTAGTTGCCAGCCATGAAGAAGGAGCGGAGATCCAAAGTGGTGAGGAGAAAGTGATTGATAAGGCACAGATTGGCGATGGTGAAGGTGATGATTCTGTGAAGACGGAAGACACGGCCAACAAGCCTCGCTCTCTCAGCAATTTGTTCAAGGAG agtgaggaagaaaaagaatcatCAGGAAATGATAAAACAACCCAAACAGAAGTCGTTTCATCGGAGCCAGTCCAACAGGAAGAAGAACCCAAGACCGAGATCATCACCAAGGAAGTAAGCACTAGTTTCCCTGAAGCTGAAGAGACTGCCACCACACCTGAGGTTGAGGAAAAACCAGTAGAAGAGGAAAAACCAGTCATTGCTGCAGAAGCTACtgaaattgaaaaggaaaaaactgagaatgaggaggagaagagaacggaggagaagaaagaaattgttGCCAAGGATGTTTAA